Sequence from the Amycolatopsis sp. NBC_00345 genome:
GGCCGGCAGTACACAACAGCCTCCAGCGAGCCCATCATGCTCAACAGGCGAGCGCAGTACATGGATCGTGCCGTTGCAGAATATCCCGCAGAACGCGGATGACAAGCGAACCGAACTGTACTCGTACTGCGATCTCAATGCCCCGAAACCCGATGTGAACGATGTGTACTGACGGTTCACCGCATTTTCCGGCTTCAGCGCAAAGTTTCAGGCAGGTCCTGCGGGTTGCTGATCATCCATCGGGGTGGTGATCCAACAAGGTTCGCGTGAGGTGCTGTGCGGACAGTCGACTGTGGCTAGTCTCCTGTTAACGCTCGACAAGCGCACCTCGGCGTGGGGCGCGGGCGGGCCACCTCCATCGGGGTGGCCGGCACCGATGTCCTGATTGTCGAGTGTGCATGTGTTGTCTGGGGAGTGGGGCTACATGGCCGGGTGGTTTCAGCGGCGGCGGGCGAATCTCATGGCTGTCGCCGCGGTGGTGATCACCGTGATCGTGGGCTTGCTGACCAATCAGTTGACGTCCCATTGGGGATGGGGGCTGGGGATCGGGCTCCTCGTGTCGACGGGGCTTCTCGGACTAGTGGCTTGGGGTGACAGGTCGGTCCAGCAGAACCGCACCAGTGCCGCGACCACAAGCAGGAAAAGCGGCACTCCCGGTCCAGGGGATGTCCGCAACAGCATGAGCGGTTCCGCAAGAGACGTCGTGCAGATCGGCCGTGCCGATGCTGTCTACCTCAACGAGCGTCGATCGAAGGATGCACCGCCGGCCCGGATGCTGCCACGGGCAACCGAGAATTTCACCAACCAGGTCGTCGCGCTGGGCAAGGCGTCCGACGGGGTCGTACACGACGGTGATCGCGACGGCCCGAAGATAGTGGTGATCCAGGGTCCCCCGGGGATCGGGACAACCCAGGCGGCGCTGGTGCTCGCGCATCGACGCAAAACCGACTATCCGGATGGGCAGTTCTACGCGGATCTAGGCAGCCGGACCGGGGAACCTGGTGCACTGCACACCATCCTCGGTGACTTCCTGATCAGACGGGGCTTCGCCAAAGATGATCTGCCGGACAGCACGGAAGCGCGCGCAGGGTGGTTTCGCAGCAGCACCGAGGATCATGCGGTTCTGGTGGTGATCGACGGCGCAGTCTCGGCCGAGCAGGTCCAGATGCTGCTGCCAGGTCCCGGCAGGTCCATGGTCGTGGTGACCGAGCGGGCACCGTTGAGCGATCTGAGCGTCACCGAGGCGGTGACGTTCGTCGAACTGCATCCGCTGGAGGACGACGCGGCCGAGTTGCTGTTGACCCGCATCATCGGCTCGGCTCGGGCGGAGGCCGAACCTGACGCGGTACGTGAGGTCGTTCGCCGCTGCGCGGGGCTGCCCGTCGCTTTGGGCGCGGCCGGATCGTTGGTGCGACGGTTCGGGGAGCGGCCCATCGCCCGCCTGGTGGAGGCGTTACGCGATGAGCAGCGTCGGTTGTCGGTGCTGTCACCGGGGACGGGGATCTCGGTCGCGGCGGTGTTCAACGCCGCGTACCGACGCCTGAAGCCGGTGGAACGACGTGTATACGGCTTGTTGGGCCTGGAACCGAGTACCGGTCAAGTCAGCCTCGACCTGCTCAAGCACCTAACCGGTCTCCCTGTGGACGAGGTGCGGGCCGCGATGGACGAACTGATCGCCAGTAAGCTCGCCGAGGAACCTTTCGCCGACCGATACCTGGTGCGGGAGTGGATCAGGAAACACACACCCACCACTCTCGAGACGCCGGAGCGCGAGCTGCTTTCGACGAAAAGCTTCCAGTTCCATCGTGAGGTCCTCCTTGCCGCGGAGGATGTCGTGGCAGGCCGGCGGGGCTGGCGGCAGCTGTTCTTCCCGGAAGTGACAGTCCGGCCGGACCATCTCGCCGCGGACAGGGATGCGGCCTGGCGGTGGTTGGAGGCTGAACGGGCCAACTTGCTGGCCTGCATCGAGTTCGCCGCGAAGAAGAAGTGGCACAACGAGGTGCTGCTGATGAATCTGCTGCTGTTTCCGCTGTACGAGAAGGGTAAACACGACAACGACCTCCTTCTCGCGAGCGATTTCGGCATCGACGCCGCGGTCGCTACCGGCAATCAAGGGGTGCACAGTGTCATCCGCAGCCAACGTGGTTACGCCTACCGGGACCGCTGGGAGCTGGACAAAGCTGCGGCAGAGTTCACCGAGGCCGTCGATCTTGCTCGCCTGGTGAACCTCGACATCGCCGAAGGCACCGCGCTGGAAGGCGGGGGGCTCACCTTGTTCGACCAGGGTGACACGCCGGGCGCGCAGGACGCGTTGCGACGTAACCATGTCATCGCTACGGCCAGCGGTGATGATCGCCGTCTCGCGATCGCGGACATGCTCCTGGCGCGAGTCGAACATCCTGAGCGGGCGTTCCCGTTGCTCGACGAAGCTGCAAGGCTGTTCGCGGGCATGCAACAGGACGAATCTGTCAATCTCGCGAAGGTAGCAACCTGTCGAGGCATGAAGCTCATCGAAGCAGGGCGGTACGGCGATGCCGCCGAGCCGTTGAACTACGCGCTGCTGGTGATGGAAGAGCGCAACCGGTGGTTCGATCGTGCCGTCGCCCTGGAAGCACTCGGCGACCTCGCCCGTGCCCAAGGCGCCCCAGACCGTGCCCGGGAGTCGTATCGGGAAGCCCTGAGGATCTACGAGACTCGGCGGTTCGATGTCCAGGCCGACCACCTGCGGCGCAAGCTGGACGACCAGGACTAGGTCAGGCCCGCCGACGCCAGAGCAGCCGCGTCAGTGTCCGGGCCACCGACACCACCGCCGGGTCACGCGGGAGGTGCTTGGCCTCCGGCGCGGATTCCGGCATGACCCGGTACGCCAGGTGGACCACGAAACGCGTCAGGTTCGGGGCGGCCAGCGCGGCCAGTTCGGCGGCGCGGCCCTCCGGCAGGCTCAGGACCTGCGGCCGTTCTTCCAGCGCCTTGACCACCAGGGCCGCCGCGCGCTCGGGGGAACTGGAGGGCAGGCCGCGGTAGCCGGAAGGGGCGATCATGGGCGTGCGGACCAGGGGCATGCGGACGGAGCTGAAGGTGATGCCGTCCGTCAGCGTCTCGCGGCCGGCCGTCAGCCCGAACTCCTCCAGCGCCGCTTTCGAAGCCAGGTAAGCCGAAAACCGCGGGGTGTCGGTCTGCAGGCCCATCGTGGTCACGTTCACCACGTGCCCGAAGCCGCGTTCCGCCATCGACGGCAGCAGGCCCAGGGTCAGCCGCACCGGGCCGAAGTAGTTGACGGCCATCGTGCGCTCGTAGTCGTGGAACCGTTCCGTCGACAGCTGCACCGAGCGGCGGATCGAGCGGCCCGCGTTGTTCACCAGCATGTCGACGGCGCCGTGGTCGGCGAGGACGGCCTTCACCAGCGCGTCGACAGCGTCACCGTCGGTCAGGTCGCACGGGTACGCCGCGGCCTGACCGCCCGCGGCCGTGATCTCCGTGCGCACCTCTTCCAGCTCGTCCGCGCGCCGCGCCACGAGAAGGACTTTCGCGCCCCGACGCGCGACGGCGAGCGCCGAAGAGCGGCCGATGCCCGACGACGCCCCGGTGATCAGCACGACGCGTCCCTTAAGCCCCGGCTTCCGCGCGCGGTCGGGGTCGAGGTGCGCGCGCCAGTAGCGGTACAACGGCCCGGCGTAGTCCCGTAGCTCGGCCAGCGTGATGCCGCTGCCGTACAGCTCCGAAGTCGTCCGCGCGGTGTCGAACTCGACAGCCATGCTCAGGTGCGGCAGGACTTCCAGCGGGACGCCCAGCTCGCTCAGCACGGCGGCGCGAGTGGCGCGCCCGCCCGGGATCAGGTCGACGCCCGAGGCCAGTCGCGAAGCCACCGCGCGCAGCGGGCCCGACGGCAGGGTCGCCGCGATCCGCGGCCCGCCCGCCGCCCGCGCGAACGCGTTGTAGACCTCGCCCAGCTTCTGCGGCCGCGGCGACGCGAGGTGGTACGTGCTCCCCGAGGGCGCTTCGCGGTGCATCAGGTACTCCATCGCCTCGACGACGTAGTCCACCGGCACCAGGTTCGTCGCGCCCAGCTCAGGCGCGGGCATCGGCAGCCGCCGCGGCAGCGCGGCGAGGCGTGAGATGGCGGGGAGGAAGTAGTACGGGCCGTCGATCTTGTCCATCTCGCCGGTGCTCGAATCGCCGACCACGGCGCTGGGCCGGTAGACGCGGAACGGCACGTCGCCCTGCGCGCGGACCAGCTTCTCGGCCTCGAACTTCGTTGCGTGGTAAGGCGAGCTGAACGTCTGGCCGAGGTCGAAGTCGGCTTCGGTGAAGCGTCCGGCGTGGTTGCCGGCCACGGCGATCGACGACACGTGGTGCAGCAGTCCCGCTCGCGCGGCGGCGGCGAAGGCGAGCACGTTGCGGGTGCCGTCGACGTTCGCGGCGCGGTTGGCCTCGTCGCTCGCGGTCAGGTCGTAGACGGCGCCGAGGTGCACCACGTGGTCGATGCCGCCGAACGCCTCCGGGTCGAGGCCCAGCAACGGCTCGGTGAGGTCGCCGACCGCGGGCGCCAGCTTCTCGGCGCCCGCCCAGCTGTGCGCCAGTTCCGCCAGGCGGTCGCGGGAGGTGTTCCGGACGAGGACGTGCACGGTGGTGGTGTCCTGCCGCCGCAGCAGCCGGGCGACCAGGCGCTTCCCCAGGAAGCCCGTCGCGCCCGTCACGAAGTAGGTCGTCATGGCCGCACCTTCTGTTCGGAGTCTGCGACGACTCTACCTACTCGCGAGTAGGAACGGTAGTTGTCACTCGGGATGCTGCGCGACGACCACCACGGCGTCCCGCAGGGCGGCCCGCAGGCGGCCGACGTCCAGCGGTCCCAGCACCGCCGCCTCCCCCGGTGGTGCCACGAGCACGATCTTGTCGTCGCTGCTCACGAACACCGTCACGTCCCTCCGCCTGCCCGCCAGATCCCGACAGCCGACCGACCACTCGTCCCGACCCGACACGGTCCTCGCCCTCCGATTCACCTCGTGGTGGCGCTTCGTGCGGAGGTGTGACCAGGGCCTCCGGCGCTGCTTACGCCGGTTCACCCGAATTGCCTACTGGCGGGTTTTCCGGGACAGCGGCGGGACAGAAAAAGCCACACATCCGATGTCTGGGTTGACCATCCCGGACGGGCTCCCGTTAGGTGTGGGTGCACCACCGCCGACTGGCGCTCCTGGAGGAAAACGGTTATGGACGCTCCTGACGGCTCCGGAACTTCCCTTTCCCGGCGCGGTTTCCTGGCCGCTACGGGCGGGGTGCTCGCGGCGGCGGCCCTGCCCGCCACGGCGTCGCCAGCTTCGGCGGCGCCGGTCGTCGCGGGAGCGGCACCGGTGGACCTGATCGACCCATTCATCGGAGCGGTGACCACTTCCGCCGACACAGCGTGCGGAAAGACGTATCCCGGCGCCGTGCTGCCGTTCGGGATGGTGCAGCTGAGCCCGGACACCGTCTCCGGCGGCGACAACGGCAGCGGCTACTCGGCCGAGATGACCACGATCGAGGGATTCAGCTTCCTGCACATGTCGGGCGTCGGCTGTTACGGCGACCTCGGCAACCTGCAGGTGCTGCCGCAGACCGGCCCGCTCGTGCTGGGCCGGGACGCGGCGAAGAGCCCGTACCGCAAGGAAACTGAGGCCGTGCACGCTGGCTCACACGCCGTTTATTGGTTGTAGTTTTTGACCCGGTGGAGCTGGACCGGTACCGCGTCCGCGCGGAGCTGACCGCGGCGACGCGGGCGGGCCGGCTGCGCTTCACCTTCCACGACGCGGGCACCGGCCGGCTGAAGGTCGACCTCACGCGCCGGATCGGCGGCGACGGCTCGCACTCCATCGCGCAGTCCGTGCGCCAGGTCGACGCCACCACCGTCGAAGGCTGGATGCGCTGCGACCACGCGGGCGGCGGCTGGATCTGCGGCGCGCAGATGTCGGCCTGGTACTTGCTCGCGGCGGCGGGCTTCTACCCCGTGTCACCGGCGAGCGGCGTGTACGTCCTGGGCAGTCCGGTGTTCGACCGCGTCCGCTTCACCACCGGCCGCGGCACGACGTTCACCGTGCGGGCCGACGGGAACTCCGAGGAGAACGTGTACGTGCGTTCGGCGCGGCTGAACGGCCGTCCGCTGCGACGGGCGTGGCTGACCCACGAGGAGGTCGTCCGCGGCGGCGAGCTGCGGCTGACGATGGGCTCGACGCCGGACACCTCGTGGGGCGCCGACCCGCGGCTGACCTCGTCCGACGGGATGTGGCGGGCGGGCATCGGGAGTAGCGTCCGGGCGGCAGGTCGCGGTCGGCGTTGGAGGTCGTGGTGTCGGAAGCCCGGAAGATCGTCATCATCGGAGCGGGGCTGGCCGGTGCGTCGGCCGCCACTGCCTTGCGGGAGCGGGGCTACGGGGGTGACGTGCTGCTGATGGGCACCGACCCGCACCGGCCGTACGAGCTGCCGCCGCTGTCGAAGGGCGTGCTGCTCGGCAACAGCGACGAACCGGACTGGGTCCACGACGAGGGCTACTACGCCGAGCACGACATCCGGCTCGCCTCGGGCGTCACGGCGACGCGGCTGGAGCTGGGCGCGCGGCTCGTGCTCGACGACGCCGGCGGCGAGCACCTGTACGACCGGCTCGTGCTGGCCACCGGCTCACGGCCGCGCCCGCTGCCCGTGCCCGGCGGTGACCTCCCGGGCCTGTACACACTGAGGACGCTGGACGACTCGCTGCGGCTGCGTTCGGCGTTCGCGGACGCCGAACGGGTGGTGGTGGTCGGCGCGGGCTGGATCGGCACCGAGGCCGCGGCGGCCGCGCGCCACCACGGCGCCGACGTCACGGTGGTGGCGCCGGAACGGCTGCCGCTCGGGCACGTGCTCGGGGACGAGGTCGCGGGCGTTTTCCGTGACCTGCACACGGAACACGGCGTGCACTGGCGGCTGGGCGAGCAGGTCGCGGAGGTCCTCGGCGATCCGGGCGGCGTGCGCGGCGTGCGGCTCGCGAGCGGCGACGAGCTCGCCGCGGACGTCGTGCTGGTGTCCGTCGGCGCGGCGCCGCGAGTGGAGCTGGCCCACGCGGCCGGCCTGGAACTTTCTGACGACGGCGGTGTCAGCGTCGACGCGGGCCTGCGCACGGCCGCCCCGGACGTCTACGCCATCGGCGACATCGCGGCGCACTTCCACCCGCGCTACGGCCGCCGCGTCCGCGTCGAGCACTGGGCGACGGCGCGCACACAGGGCGCCCACGTGGCGCCGAACCTGCTCGGCGAGAACGAGCCGTACCTGGACCTGCCGTATTTCTTCACCGATCAGTACGACCTGGGCTGCGAGTACCGCGGCCTGGCCGACCTGGACACCGACCGCCTCGTGGTGCGCGGCGACCTCGCGGGCCGCGAGTTCACCGCGTTCTGGGTCGCTCCTACCGGCGAGGTCAGCGCCGCGATGAACGTCAACATGTGGGACGACGGCGACGCGCTGCAGGCCCTCGTCGACAGTCGCGCGAAGGTCAGCGCCGAAGACCTGAAGTCGGGAGACCTCGCCAAGCTGGCCTGATCCCCGCAACAGCCTGATCCCATTGCCCCGCAACGAACCTCACTCGTCGACAGGCTGCACCCGGCCCCCGCCAGCCAGATAGGCGCGCAGGTTCGGCGGGTCGTAACCCAGCACTTCCTTGCGTTCGACGACGCTGGAGGCGACGGACTCGTGCGCCGGGTCCGTCGCGCCGATCGCCCGGGTCACCGGGGGCATCAGGCGGTAGAAACCCTTGCGGGACTGGTACATCGGTCCCAGCGGGTCGGGGATGACGGCCGGGTCGCGGGTCAGGGTGAGGCCGCACGAGCGGGCCCGGTCGGCCATCCAGCGCATCGGCACGTCGGACAGGCCGTGGACCGTCTTGCCGCCCCCGCCGACGTCGGAGTGGTAGCCCGCGAACCAGACCTGCTCCACGCGCTGCTTGCTCCCCGTGGCCAGCGGCTGCCAGATCGACGGCACGAACGGCTTGCGGTGCTCGTCGATCGACAGGGCCTGGAACGCCGCGTTCACCTGCGAGCTGAGCGTCGTGTCGTGGAACTCGAAGCGGCGGTTGAACAAGTCGGCCGGCCACAGCCCGCTGAGCGGGATGCCCAGCGAGCCCACGGTGTCCCACACGCCGATGAAATGGATCCGCGGCTCGCACGAGTACGTGCGGCGGAACAGCGTCGCCTCGGTTTCGCGCGGGTGGCTTTCGTCGCGGCGGTCGCGGTACAGCGAGTACGCGCGTGGCACGAGGTCCACGTGCTCCGGCCGCAGGAGCCCGGAGTTGCGGATGAGCCCGGCGATGCTGCGCACTGTGTACGCGCCCCGGCTGAAGCCGACGAAGAAGATCTCGTCGCCATCCTCGTACGTCCGCACGAGGAACCGGTACGCCTCGCAGACATCGTCCGACAGCCCGAGCCCGAACGCGCCGCCCAGCAGCTTCCAGCGGGTCGTGCCGATCCCGGACTGGTAGTAGACGCGCTGGGGGATGCCGTCCTCGCCGGTCGGGGCCACGGACAGGGCGAGCCGCGTGACGTTGCTCGGCGCGGCCACCGCCCCGTCGGCCAGGTCGGCCGTGTCCCACGTGCCGTCGCAGCAGATCACGATCCGCTTGGGCATCCGCACCTCACTCCCGGGAAAAGGTCCCGGCTATCAAGGCACGAACGGCCCCGTCATTTCAACGGTTTGGCCAAACTCGCCGCGAGCCGCGGCGCCGGACGGGTCAGGGTGAGGAACGCCAGCAGCGCGAGCACGCCGAAACCGGCCATCGTCGCGCCCATCGGCACCGCCGTGCCCGGCCCGCCGAGGCCGACCAGCGGCGTCGCGACCCCGCCGATCACGAACTGCAGCACCCCGAGCAGCGCCGACGCGGCACCGGCCGACCGCGCGTGCTCGGCCAGCGCGAGCGAGCTCGCGTTCGGCATCACCAGGCCGATGCTGGAAACGACCACCAGCAGCGGGATCACCAGGCCGATCAGGCCCAGCCCGGCCGTCACCGCGACCAGCACGCCGAGGCCGCCGACCGCCGCCACGATCAGTCCCGCGGCCAGCAGCGTCCGCTCGGAGTACCGGCCCACCAGGCGCCCGTTGAGCTGGCCGGCGAGCACGATGCCGACGCCGTTGAGGCCGAACACCAGGCTGAACTGCTGCGGGCTGAGGCCGTACACCCCCTGCAGCGCGAACGAGGAGCCCGAGATATAGGCGAACAGCCCGGCGAACATCAGCCCGGACGCCAGCGCGTAGCCGAGGAAGGAACGGTCCGCGAGCAATCCCGCGTACGTGCGCAGCACCCCGCCCAGCCGCGCGGGCGTGCGGTTCTCGACGGCCAGCGGCTCCGGCATCGCGACCGCGACGACCACCAGCAGCAGCACGCCGAACCCGGTCAGCACCCAGAACACCCCGCGCCACGTGGTGAAGTTCAGCAGCTGCCCGCCGAGCACCGGCGCGATGATCGGGGCGAGGCCGTTGACCAGCATCAGCATGGAGAAGAACTTCGTCATCGCCTTGCCGGAGAACAGGTCGCGCACGGTCGCGCGGGAGATCACCAGCCCGGCGGCGGCGCCCAGCGCCTGCACCGCGCGGGCGACGATCAGCAAAGTGATGTCCGGGCTGACGGCAGCCGCCACCGAACCCACGACGTACAGCGCCAGCCCGATCAGCAGCGGCACGCGCCGGCCGTACGCGTCCGACAGCGGCCCGGCCACTACCTGGCCGACGGCGAGCCCGACGATGAACGCGGTCAGCGTGAGCTGGACCGTCGAATCACTCGCGCCGAGGTCAACGGCCAGGCGGGGCAGCGCAGGCAGGTACATGTCGATGGACAGCGGCCCGAACGCGGAGAGCCCGCCGAGGATCAAGAGGAAGCGAAGGGTCCCTTCGCGCCTCGGGGTTTTCTGCTCGGCTCTGGTGGTGCGCCCGGTCTCGGCGGTAGTACTCATGCGTGGTCCCCATCCCCAAGTCGGAGGCACGCGCGCGGCGCGTGACCTTCCCTCAAACTCACGGGCGGCTGTCCGCTATTCCGGTTGTGGCCTGGACCACCCCGGATGCCCGGATCCGGGCTGCGCGCCCCGGCTGGTGGGAGCACGATCGTCACGGAGCGGCGGACAACTCCCACCTGGGTGATCCGATCAATTTTCGGCCAAATCCGCCTACCCTCTGGATCCGCGAGGCCGTGTGCGCTATACATCGGATGTCTTGATGGAGTGGTGAGAGGGGAACGTCCGTGCAGTTAGTGCGTCTCGGAGCAGCGGGAGATGAGCGTCCGTTCGTCCGTGCCGGTGACGGTGCGCTGTACGACCTCTCCGGACTGACCGCCGACATCAACGGCGCCTGGCTCGCGGGCGACGGACCGGCCCGCGCGGCCGCGGCGCTCGACGCCGGTGAGCTGCCCGCCGCGGGGCCCGAGGCGGCCGGACTGCGGGTCGGCCCGCCGATCGCCGCGCCCGGCAAGATCGTCTGCATCGGCATGAACTACCGGCGCCACGCCGAGGAAACCGGCGCGACCGTGCCGTCCGAGCCGGTGCTGTTCATGAAGGCCCCCGACGTGATCGTCGGGCCGGACGACGACGTGCTCATCCCGCGCAAGTCCACCAGCACCGACTGGGAGGTGGAACTCGGCGTCGTGATCGGCAAGCAGGCGCGTTACCTCGACAGTGTCGACGACGCGCTGGCCCACGTCGCCGGATACGTGCTGTCGAACGACGTCTCCGAGCGCGAGTTCCAGATCCACCGCGGC
This genomic interval carries:
- a CDS encoding Bcr/CflA family multidrug efflux MFS transporter; amino-acid sequence: MSTTAETGRTTRAEQKTPRREGTLRFLLILGGLSAFGPLSIDMYLPALPRLAVDLGASDSTVQLTLTAFIVGLAVGQVVAGPLSDAYGRRVPLLIGLALYVVGSVAAAVSPDITLLIVARAVQALGAAAGLVISRATVRDLFSGKAMTKFFSMLMLVNGLAPIIAPVLGGQLLNFTTWRGVFWVLTGFGVLLLVVVAVAMPEPLAVENRTPARLGGVLRTYAGLLADRSFLGYALASGLMFAGLFAYISGSSFALQGVYGLSPQQFSLVFGLNGVGIVLAGQLNGRLVGRYSERTLLAAGLIVAAVGGLGVLVAVTAGLGLIGLVIPLLVVVSSIGLVMPNASSLALAEHARSAGAASALLGVLQFVIGGVATPLVGLGGPGTAVPMGATMAGFGVLALLAFLTLTRPAPRLAASLAKPLK
- a CDS encoding SDR family oxidoreductase, whose protein sequence is MTTYFVTGATGFLGKRLVARLLRRQDTTTVHVLVRNTSRDRLAELAHSWAGAEKLAPAVGDLTEPLLGLDPEAFGGIDHVVHLGAVYDLTASDEANRAANVDGTRNVLAFAAAARAGLLHHVSSIAVAGNHAGRFTEADFDLGQTFSSPYHATKFEAEKLVRAQGDVPFRVYRPSAVVGDSSTGEMDKIDGPYYFLPAISRLAALPRRLPMPAPELGATNLVPVDYVVEAMEYLMHREAPSGSTYHLASPRPQKLGEVYNAFARAAGGPRIAATLPSGPLRAVASRLASGVDLIPGGRATRAAVLSELGVPLEVLPHLSMAVEFDTARTTSELYGSGITLAELRDYAGPLYRYWRAHLDPDRARKPGLKGRVVLITGASSGIGRSSALAVARRGAKVLLVARRADELEEVRTEITAAGGQAAAYPCDLTDGDAVDALVKAVLADHGAVDMLVNNAGRSIRRSVQLSTERFHDYERTMAVNYFGPVRLTLGLLPSMAERGFGHVVNVTTMGLQTDTPRFSAYLASKAALEEFGLTAGRETLTDGITFSSVRMPLVRTPMIAPSGYRGLPSSSPERAAALVVKALEERPQVLSLPEGRAAELAALAAPNLTRFVVHLAYRVMPESAPEAKHLPRDPAVVSVARTLTRLLWRRRA
- a CDS encoding NAD(P)/FAD-dependent oxidoreductase — encoded protein: MSEARKIVIIGAGLAGASAATALRERGYGGDVLLMGTDPHRPYELPPLSKGVLLGNSDEPDWVHDEGYYAEHDIRLASGVTATRLELGARLVLDDAGGEHLYDRLVLATGSRPRPLPVPGGDLPGLYTLRTLDDSLRLRSAFADAERVVVVGAGWIGTEAAAAARHHGADVTVVAPERLPLGHVLGDEVAGVFRDLHTEHGVHWRLGEQVAEVLGDPGGVRGVRLASGDELAADVVLVSVGAAPRVELAHAAGLELSDDGGVSVDAGLRTAAPDVYAIGDIAAHFHPRYGRRVRVEHWATARTQGAHVAPNLLGENEPYLDLPYFFTDQYDLGCEYRGLADLDTDRLVVRGDLAGREFTAFWVAPTGEVSAAMNVNMWDDGDALQALVDSRAKVSAEDLKSGDLAKLA
- a CDS encoding DUF2235 domain-containing protein, which encodes MPKRIVICCDGTWDTADLADGAVAAPSNVTRLALSVAPTGEDGIPQRVYYQSGIGTTRWKLLGGAFGLGLSDDVCEAYRFLVRTYEDGDEIFFVGFSRGAYTVRSIAGLIRNSGLLRPEHVDLVPRAYSLYRDRRDESHPRETEATLFRRTYSCEPRIHFIGVWDTVGSLGIPLSGLWPADLFNRRFEFHDTTLSSQVNAAFQALSIDEHRKPFVPSIWQPLATGSKQRVEQVWFAGYHSDVGGGGKTVHGLSDVPMRWMADRARSCGLTLTRDPAVIPDPLGPMYQSRKGFYRLMPPVTRAIGATDPAHESVASSVVERKEVLGYDPPNLRAYLAGGGRVQPVDE
- a CDS encoding fumarylacetoacetate hydrolase family protein, encoding MQLVRLGAAGDERPFVRAGDGALYDLSGLTADINGAWLAGDGPARAAAALDAGELPAAGPEAAGLRVGPPIAAPGKIVCIGMNYRRHAEETGATVPSEPVLFMKAPDVIVGPDDDVLIPRKSTSTDWEVELGVVIGKQARYLDSVDDALAHVAGYVLSNDVSEREFQIHRGGQWDKGKNCETFNPLGPVLVTADEVADPQALGLRTWVNGKKVQDSKTADMVFSVAEIVHYLSQFMVLRPGDLINTGTPEGVALGQPEPKPYLRDGDVVELEIDGLGRQRQTLRQA
- a CDS encoding glycoside hydrolase domain-containing protein — translated: MELDRYRVRAELTAATRAGRLRFTFHDAGTGRLKVDLTRRIGGDGSHSIAQSVRQVDATTVEGWMRCDHAGGGWICGAQMSAWYLLAAAGFYPVSPASGVYVLGSPVFDRVRFTTGRGTTFTVRADGNSEENVYVRSARLNGRPLRRAWLTHEEVVRGGELRLTMGSTPDTSWGADPRLTSSDGMWRAGIGSSVRAAGRGRRWRSWCRKPGRSSSSERGWPVRRPPLPCGSGATGVTCC
- a CDS encoding NB-ARC domain-containing protein, with product MAVAAVVITVIVGLLTNQLTSHWGWGLGIGLLVSTGLLGLVAWGDRSVQQNRTSAATTSRKSGTPGPGDVRNSMSGSARDVVQIGRADAVYLNERRSKDAPPARMLPRATENFTNQVVALGKASDGVVHDGDRDGPKIVVIQGPPGIGTTQAALVLAHRRKTDYPDGQFYADLGSRTGEPGALHTILGDFLIRRGFAKDDLPDSTEARAGWFRSSTEDHAVLVVIDGAVSAEQVQMLLPGPGRSMVVVTERAPLSDLSVTEAVTFVELHPLEDDAAELLLTRIIGSARAEAEPDAVREVVRRCAGLPVALGAAGSLVRRFGERPIARLVEALRDEQRRLSVLSPGTGISVAAVFNAAYRRLKPVERRVYGLLGLEPSTGQVSLDLLKHLTGLPVDEVRAAMDELIASKLAEEPFADRYLVREWIRKHTPTTLETPERELLSTKSFQFHREVLLAAEDVVAGRRGWRQLFFPEVTVRPDHLAADRDAAWRWLEAERANLLACIEFAAKKKWHNEVLLMNLLLFPLYEKGKHDNDLLLASDFGIDAAVATGNQGVHSVIRSQRGYAYRDRWELDKAAAEFTEAVDLARLVNLDIAEGTALEGGGLTLFDQGDTPGAQDALRRNHVIATASGDDRRLAIADMLLARVEHPERAFPLLDEAARLFAGMQQDESVNLAKVATCRGMKLIEAGRYGDAAEPLNYALLVMEERNRWFDRAVALEALGDLARAQGAPDRARESYREALRIYETRRFDVQADHLRRKLDDQD